In Verrucomicrobiia bacterium, a single genomic region encodes these proteins:
- a CDS encoding Gfo/Idh/MocA family oxidoreductase, which translates to MEKDATSVPGGLPRRDFIKKTATAAAAVAATPLFRTPVYGQNQAPSANATGANNRIAVAVVGVGFGIGQNHLIGIHEKSNENNTVVAAACDVFNKRRSFAKEKANLKDSDLYDDHRKLLERKDIDAVLIATHDPWHAQITIDALEAGKHVYCEKPMSRYLGEAFRVHDTVKKTGKIFQVGSQGCSAGGWHKCAELIKGGKLGTLVWSQGYYCRNSVGGEWNYPIEIESTPENIEWERWLGPNIKTRSAFSAEHFHRWRKYYRYCAGLLGDLVPHKLHPLMLASGTPEFPVRVNAIGTHNVHSDLAVPGQPEREVAEHIQFLAEFPSGYLITITTSSVNAKSPGFVIYTHKATLNIGSSGERVELIPEKEFADDIDPNNFAGLQPEDIRVHEKNWFDCIRSGQQPNADIDLAIRVQTVISLAEMSDRLKTTCMFDEKSRKVKDASGKEYDPITYGTLPLS; encoded by the coding sequence ATGGAAAAAGATGCAACCTCTGTGCCGGGCGGGCTGCCGCGCCGGGATTTTATCAAGAAAACAGCTACGGCCGCTGCGGCAGTTGCCGCCACCCCGTTGTTTCGAACGCCGGTTTATGGCCAGAACCAGGCGCCGTCGGCCAACGCAACCGGCGCCAATAACCGCATCGCGGTCGCTGTGGTGGGGGTCGGTTTTGGCATTGGCCAGAATCATCTGATTGGTATTCACGAGAAGAGCAACGAAAACAATACCGTTGTCGCGGCTGCCTGCGACGTCTTCAACAAGCGACGCAGTTTTGCAAAGGAAAAGGCCAACCTCAAAGATTCCGATCTTTACGATGACCACCGCAAGCTGCTCGAACGAAAAGACATTGACGCGGTGCTGATTGCCACCCATGACCCGTGGCACGCCCAGATCACCATTGATGCCCTGGAAGCCGGCAAGCACGTTTATTGCGAAAAACCCATGAGCCGGTACTTGGGCGAGGCATTCCGAGTGCATGACACGGTGAAAAAGACCGGAAAGATCTTCCAGGTGGGCAGCCAAGGCTGCTCGGCGGGCGGCTGGCACAAGTGCGCCGAGTTGATCAAGGGCGGCAAACTCGGGACGCTTGTCTGGTCGCAAGGTTATTATTGCCGCAACAGCGTGGGCGGCGAATGGAATTATCCGATCGAGATTGAATCCACGCCGGAGAACATCGAATGGGAGCGCTGGCTAGGGCCCAATATCAAGACCCGCTCGGCCTTCAGCGCGGAACATTTTCATCGCTGGCGCAAGTACTACCGATATTGCGCGGGGTTGCTGGGGGACCTGGTCCCTCACAAGCTCCATCCGCTGATGCTGGCTTCCGGCACCCCGGAGTTCCCGGTGCGCGTCAATGCGATTGGGACACATAATGTGCATAGTGATTTGGCTGTGCCGGGCCAACCGGAACGGGAAGTGGCCGAACACATCCAATTCCTGGCCGAGTTCCCCAGCGGGTATCTGATTACCATCACGACCAGCAGCGTGAACGCCAAGAGCCCTGGTTTTGTCATCTATACACACAAGGCGACGCTCAACATCGGCAGCAGCGGCGAACGCGTTGAACTCATTCCGGAGAAGGAATTCGCCGATGACATCGACCCGAACAACTTTGCCGGGCTGCAGCCCGAGGATATTCGCGTTCACGAGAAGAACTGGTTTGATTGCATCCGGTCCGGCCAACAGCCCAACGCCGACATCGACCTGGCCATCCGGGTCCAGACGGTCATTTCGCTGGCCGAGATGTCGGACCGGTTGAAGACGACCTGCATGTTCGACGAAAAGAGCCGCAAGGTCAAAGATGCCAGCGGCAAGGAATACGACCCTATCACTTACGGGACGCTGCCGCTTTCCTGA